A stretch of the Lolium perenne isolate Kyuss_39 chromosome 3, Kyuss_2.0, whole genome shotgun sequence genome encodes the following:
- the LOC127340870 gene encoding uncharacterized protein: MGRRRRAGYSAAVLAVAFALVAAAVGAASEGDSLAGLAGGAAAGIDAAPEVKSLGPLAKGLLNGMPDGAAGPTAMGPVAKYPLVLAEDRTRRPDVLRHLKMYGGGWNITNKHYWASVSFTGVAGFLLAALWFISFGITAASFCFCKSRTGQGKVSHADVARPVLLVVVVLALIAGCIVLSCGQGEFHEEATKTLDFVVNQSDFTIQTLKNVTDYLSFAVTINIAALYLPPDVQDQINNLKVDLNKASDTISLKTTENYKRIRTVLHNVSVALICIAVLMPVLAILGYVLELYGPRYTIYTFATLCWIIVAALFILIGILSIVSSSAKDTCQAMDEWAQHPRAETALSNILPCVDESTTNRTLYQSKYVVVQLVSLVNKAISVLSNRKPYHLHPGQLMPSLCTPYDSKLNDRQCLSREVTFDNATTAWQDYTCNAPDAEACSGPMTVTPEVYGQLVSAANASYALHHYAPLMLNFQDCRFVRDAFSSIASQYCPPLERDLRLVSAGLSLLASGLVLGLLLLLFTDRPRNWEEVSESPSGFRVTPVDCSP; encoded by the exons atgggacgacgacgacgagccgGCTACTCCGCCGCGGTACTGGCCGTCGCgttcgcgttggtggcggcggcggtcggcGCCGCTTCGGAGGGGGACTCGCTCGCGGGACTCGCCGGGGGCGCCGCCGCGGGGATCGACGCCGCGCCAG AGGTCAAGAGCTTGGGACCACTTGCCAAGGGGCTGCTGAACGGGATGCCGGATGGGGCCGCAGGGCCAACGGCGATGGGCCCTGTCGCGAAGTACCCGCTGGTTCTGGCGGAGGATAGGACGCGGCGGCCGGATGTCCTCCGCCATCTCAAGATGTATGGAGGTGGTTGGAACATCACCAACAAGCACTACTGGGCG TCTGTATCATTCACAGGAGTTGCTGGATTTCTTCTTGCTGCGCTGTGGTTTATTTCATTCGGGATTACTGCAGCTTCATTCTGCTTTTGTAAATCAAGAACGGGTCAAGGAAAGGTTTCTCATGCAGATGTAGCACGACCAGTGTTGCTTGTGGTTGTTGTGCTTGCTTTAAT TGCTGGATGCATTGTCCTTTCATGTGGTCAGGGTGAATTCCATGAAGAAGCTACTAAAACTCTGGATTTTGTTGTCAACCAATCTGATTTCACTATCCAAACACTGAAGAATGTTACAGATTACTTGTCGTTTGCAGTGACGATCAATATTGCAGCACTCTATCTTCCACCAGATGTTCAAGATCAAATTAACAATTTGAAGGTGGACTTAAATAAAGCGTCTGATACAATATCTCTGAAGACGACAGAGAACTACAAAAGGATCAGAACAGTTCTCCATAATGT GTCTGTTGCGTTGATCTGTATAGCCGTGTTGATGCctgttcttgcaatccttggttaTG TGCTGGAGCTTTACGGACCAAGATATACAATTTACAC ATTTGCTACCTTATGTTGGATTATAGTGGCAGCTCTCTTCATTCTTATAGGGATTCTTTCGATAGTAAGCAG TTCTGCAAAGGATACATGCCAAGCAATGGACGAATGGGCACAACACCCTCGAGCAGAAACCGCTCTCAGCAACATCCTTCCGTGTGTTGATGAGAGCACCACCAACCGAACCTTGTACCAGAGCAAATACGTCGTGGTGCAACTCGTGAGCCTAGTCAATAAAGCTATATCTGTTCTCTCAAATCGAAAGCCGTATCACTTGCATCCTGGGCAGTTGATGCCTTCCCTCTGTACTCCCTACGATTCAAAGCTGAATGATCGGCAGTGCTTATCTAGGGAGGTGACATTTGACAATGCAACAACA GCATGGCAGGACTACACATGCAACGCTCCCGACGCGGAAGCGTGCTCTGGCCCGATGACCGTGACTCCGGAGGTCTACGGCCAGCTCGTCTCGGCCGCGAACGCGAGCTACGCCCTTCACCACTACGCCCCGTTGATGCTCAACTTCCAGGACTGCAGGTTCGTGCGTGACGCGTTCAGCTCCATCGCCTCACAATACTGCCCGCCCCTCGAGCGCGACCTCAGGCTTGTCTCCGCGGGCCTATCCCTCCTCGCCTCCGGCCtcgtcctcggcctcctcctgctACTCTTTACGGACCGCCCCCGAAACTGGGAGGAGGTGTCCGAGTCGCCTTCAGGGTTCAGGGTCACGCCTGTAGACTGCTCCCCATGA